One part of the Streptomyces sp. NBC_00286 genome encodes these proteins:
- a CDS encoding polyketide synthase, giving the protein MTTSRTAIRALVTDRLHTWYGLAPSDLPDDLPLAETGLTSRDAITLTAALSELSGRRLPSTFLWDAPTIDAVVTRLTEDAGAVAGADEAQTAPPPTQGGPQPGHAPLALGGGWAADAAASDARAPGVPAVDHGPGTAAQAPRVADGAAVTAAGAPLGAADGRAPADGQGPGTVAQAPSVADGVAGPAVSAPLAVADGRAPGVPVDGHGPGTVAQAPSVADGAVGPAVSAPAAAADGRMAGVAADGRAAGATPADSPAPGAEGGGCAPGAPTARPTPGVGAHAPRGADGSGAPHPVAVIGLGCRLPGGVRSPEAYWRLLTEGRDAVGTLPPGRWEPFVRDPTRLPDDVSPHGAFVGGLDEIAGFDAEFFGIAGHEAVAMDPQHRMLLEVAREALDHAALPAPALAGSRTGVFVGISGNEYAHLTTADPGAVDAWTATGASLSIAAGRLSYALDLRGPSMSVDTACSSSLVAVHHAVRSLVSGESDTALAAGVNLLLSPAVTLGLQRAGALAPDGRCKAFDAEADGIVRGEGCGVVVLKRLADAERDGDRVLAVIHATAVNSDGRSNGLTAPNAEAQRALLTEAHQAHPGHAGLTTVDYVEAHGTGTALGDPIEASALGAVLGRGRPADQPLLIGSAKTNLGHLEAAAGIAGLIKTVLALHHGEIPGQLHFTRQGPHADLDALGLRVVTAPEPWPRYSGTATAGVSAFGFGGTNAHVVLAEPEPEPGPGPGPRPARRASSVPERPRLLLLDGPTKERVRSYAAELAAWLNSPDSRRVREADLARTLAGRIGRGRQRAALVTRDRTETVTALTRLATGAPSPHLITGEGTPGGPGPVWVFSGYGSQWPGMGSQLLATEGVFADAVDRLEPLLLEHAGVSLRAGLHPDTVLSSPATVMPVLYGIQVALAELWRSYGLEPAAVIGHSLGEIAAAVVSGALDEATGARIIAVRSRLLDRLTGGSMAVVDLPAAEIPVLARELPTLDVAVHASPVQCVVTGSAEDVAALVARVNGDGGFARALGVSGAGHSPEVEPLLGEFSSELGEIRPSAEAPRCRRYTTVLDDPREAAPADTAYWAANLRNPVRFTQAVRAAAEDGHRVFVEVAPHATQLHPLTETLRASGAEDSLVVPTLRRDTDDALTFRTSLATLLVHGVRTARPRERLHHEGRIVDVPPPRWRHRRFWVGEETAANPAPAPAGSAATDRTASPVERLRLCVAGVMGYSPEHIDPDTPLTDLGLDSLTAVRIRAVVHREFDVEVEPGVLLKQGTLRRVAELLGGDVDLAHPALPARARPVVSDGLRAFSATGPHTPLFLAHAAGGSADVYARLAARLDGDRPVHGFDRQPDPDDVPGRAAEFARRIREVSPNGPWMVGGWSYGGLVAQETARLLSSHGTVSALVLIDSILPLPTDLTATERALRHFHDFAAYVERTYGTRLDLPYAELAELDDTDRIDLVLKVLSDTVELPDSVLEHQRTSYLDLRSGERHTPGPHPGRTLLYRASEPAPHTVRDPRYERDDEALGWDAHCTDLTVVPLPGHHLSLLDPPVVDVLAGLLTRDLRDS; this is encoded by the coding sequence ATGACCACGTCCCGCACGGCGATCCGCGCCCTGGTGACAGACCGGCTCCACACCTGGTACGGCCTCGCCCCCTCCGACCTCCCCGACGACCTCCCCCTAGCAGAAACCGGCCTCACCTCCCGCGACGCGATAACCCTCACGGCAGCCTTGAGCGAACTCTCCGGCCGCCGCCTACCGAGCACGTTCCTGTGGGACGCTCCGACGATCGACGCGGTGGTGACGCGACTGACGGAGGACGCCGGGGCCGTGGCCGGCGCCGACGAGGCGCAAACCGCGCCCCCGCCGACGCAGGGCGGCCCGCAGCCAGGCCACGCGCCGCTCGCGCTTGGCGGCGGCTGGGCTGCCGACGCCGCGGCGTCGGACGCTCGCGCGCCGGGCGTACCGGCCGTCGACCACGGGCCCGGCACGGCGGCTCAGGCCCCGCGGGTCGCTGATGGCGCCGCAGTTACGGCGGCCGGTGCGCCACTTGGGGCGGCGGACGGCCGCGCGCCGGCCGACGGTCAGGGGCCTGGCACGGTGGCTCAGGCGCCGTCCGTCGCTGATGGCGTCGCGGGTCCGGCGGTCAGTGCGCCGCTCGCGGTGGCGGACGGCCGCGCGCCGGGCGTACCGGTCGACGGCCATGGGCCCGGCACGGTGGCTCAGGCGCCGTCCGTCGCTGATGGCGCCGTAGGTCCTGCGGTCAGTGCGCCGGCTGCGGCGGCGGACGGTCGGATGGCGGGCGTAGCTGCCGACGGTCGTGCGGCAGGTGCGACGCCTGCTGACAGCCCAGCGCCGGGCGCGGAGGGTGGCGGCTGTGCGCCGGGCGCCCCAACCGCCCGCCCCACACCCGGTGTTGGCGCACACGCCCCGCGTGGCGCGGACGGCAGTGGAGCCCCGCACCCCGTCGCCGTCATCGGCCTCGGCTGCCGTCTCCCCGGCGGGGTTCGCTCACCCGAGGCGTACTGGCGGCTTCTCACCGAGGGGCGGGACGCGGTTGGCACGCTCCCGCCGGGACGATGGGAGCCCTTCGTGCGCGATCCCACGCGGTTGCCGGACGACGTGAGCCCGCACGGCGCCTTCGTCGGCGGCCTCGACGAGATCGCCGGGTTCGACGCCGAGTTCTTCGGGATCGCGGGGCACGAGGCCGTTGCCATGGACCCGCAGCACCGCATGCTCCTCGAAGTCGCCCGCGAGGCACTCGATCACGCGGCCCTGCCCGCGCCCGCGCTCGCCGGCAGCCGTACCGGTGTCTTCGTCGGCATCAGCGGCAACGAGTACGCCCATCTCACCACCGCCGACCCCGGTGCCGTGGACGCCTGGACGGCCACCGGCGCCTCCCTGAGCATCGCCGCGGGCCGGCTGTCGTACGCCCTCGATCTGCGCGGGCCCAGCATGTCCGTCGACACCGCGTGCTCGTCGTCGCTGGTCGCGGTGCACCATGCGGTACGGAGCCTGGTGAGCGGCGAGAGCGACACGGCGCTGGCCGCCGGGGTGAACCTGCTGCTGAGCCCCGCCGTGACCCTCGGCCTCCAGCGCGCGGGCGCCCTCGCTCCAGACGGCCGGTGCAAGGCGTTCGACGCGGAGGCCGACGGGATCGTACGCGGCGAGGGCTGCGGCGTGGTCGTACTGAAACGTCTCGCCGACGCCGAACGCGACGGCGACCGCGTCCTGGCGGTCATCCACGCGACCGCCGTCAACTCCGACGGCCGCTCCAACGGACTGACCGCCCCCAACGCCGAAGCCCAACGCGCCCTCCTCACCGAAGCGCACCAGGCACACCCCGGACATGCCGGCCTCACGACCGTCGACTACGTCGAGGCCCACGGCACCGGCACCGCCCTCGGCGACCCCATCGAGGCCAGCGCCCTCGGCGCCGTACTCGGGCGGGGCCGTCCCGCGGACCAGCCCCTGCTGATCGGCTCCGCCAAGACGAACCTCGGACACCTGGAAGCCGCCGCCGGTATCGCGGGTCTGATCAAGACCGTCCTCGCCCTGCACCACGGCGAGATCCCCGGCCAGCTCCACTTCACACGCCAGGGCCCGCACGCCGACCTCGACGCACTCGGCCTGCGCGTGGTCACCGCCCCGGAACCCTGGCCCCGTTACTCGGGCACGGCGACCGCAGGCGTCTCCGCCTTCGGCTTCGGCGGCACGAACGCCCATGTCGTCCTCGCCGAACCCGAACCCGAACCCGGACCCGGACCCGGCCCCAGACCGGCCCGTCGGGCGAGCAGCGTGCCGGAGCGTCCCCGGCTCCTGCTGCTCGACGGGCCCACCAAAGAAAGGGTGCGGTCGTACGCGGCCGAGCTCGCCGCCTGGCTGAACAGCCCCGACAGCCGACGCGTACGCGAGGCCGACCTCGCCCGCACCCTCGCGGGCCGCATCGGCCGCGGCAGGCAACGCGCGGCCCTCGTCACCCGCGACCGCACCGAGACCGTCACCGCGCTCACGCGTCTCGCCACCGGCGCCCCGTCCCCGCATCTGATCACGGGGGAGGGGACGCCGGGCGGCCCCGGCCCGGTCTGGGTGTTCTCCGGCTACGGCTCCCAGTGGCCCGGTATGGGCAGTCAACTCCTCGCCACGGAAGGGGTGTTCGCGGACGCCGTCGACCGCCTGGAACCACTGCTCCTTGAACACGCGGGCGTCTCCCTGCGCGCCGGGCTCCACCCCGACACCGTCCTGTCGAGCCCCGCCACCGTCATGCCCGTCCTGTACGGCATCCAGGTCGCCCTCGCCGAACTATGGCGCTCGTACGGTCTTGAACCCGCCGCCGTCATCGGCCACTCCCTGGGCGAGATCGCCGCCGCGGTCGTCTCCGGAGCCCTCGACGAGGCCACCGGTGCCCGCATCATCGCCGTACGGTCCCGGCTGCTGGACCGGCTCACCGGCGGATCGATGGCCGTCGTGGATCTACCGGCCGCCGAAATCCCCGTACTGGCAAGGGAGTTGCCCACCCTCGACGTCGCCGTACACGCCTCCCCCGTGCAGTGCGTGGTCACCGGCTCCGCCGAGGACGTCGCCGCCCTGGTCGCCCGGGTGAACGGCGACGGCGGCTTCGCCCGCGCACTGGGCGTGTCCGGAGCCGGTCACTCGCCCGAAGTCGAGCCCCTGCTGGGCGAGTTCAGCAGCGAGCTGGGCGAGATCCGGCCCTCCGCAGAAGCCCCCCGCTGCCGCCGCTACACCACCGTGCTCGACGACCCCCGCGAGGCCGCGCCCGCCGACACGGCGTACTGGGCGGCCAACCTGCGCAACCCCGTCCGCTTCACCCAGGCTGTACGCGCGGCGGCCGAGGACGGACACCGCGTCTTCGTCGAAGTCGCCCCGCACGCAACGCAGTTGCACCCCCTGACCGAAACCCTGCGCGCGTCCGGCGCCGAGGACTCCCTGGTCGTCCCCACCCTGCGCCGCGACACCGACGACGCGCTCACCTTCCGCACCTCGCTCGCCACCCTCCTCGTGCACGGCGTACGGACAGCCCGGCCGCGCGAACGTCTGCACCACGAGGGCCGCATCGTGGACGTACCGCCGCCGCGCTGGCGCCACCGCCGGTTCTGGGTGGGGGAGGAGACCGCGGCGAACCCGGCACCAGCACCGGCCGGGTCCGCCGCCACCGACCGCACCGCAAGCCCTGTCGAACGGCTACGGCTGTGCGTGGCCGGAGTGATGGGATACAGCCCCGAACACATCGACCCCGACACACCGTTGACCGACCTCGGCCTGGATTCGCTCACGGCCGTGCGCATACGGGCCGTCGTACATCGGGAGTTCGATGTCGAGGTCGAGCCCGGAGTGCTGCTGAAACAGGGGACATTGCGGAGAGTGGCCGAACTCCTCGGCGGTGACGTGGACTTGGCGCACCCGGCCCTCCCCGCACGAGCGCGCCCCGTCGTCTCTGATGGCCTCCGCGCCTTCTCCGCCACCGGCCCGCACACCCCCCTCTTCCTGGCCCACGCCGCCGGTGGATCCGCCGACGTCTACGCCCGGCTGGCCGCACGCCTCGACGGCGACCGCCCCGTCCACGGCTTCGACCGGCAGCCCGACCCCGACGATGTGCCGGGCCGAGCCGCGGAGTTCGCCCGGCGCATACGGGAGGTCAGCCCCAACGGGCCCTGGATGGTGGGCGGTTGGTCGTACGGCGGCCTCGTAGCCCAGGAGACCGCCCGGCTTCTCTCCTCACACGGCACCGTCTCCGCGCTCGTCCTGATCGACTCGATACTGCCGCTGCCGACCGATCTCACCGCCACCGAGCGCGCCCTGCGCCACTTCCACGACTTCGCCGCGTACGTCGAACGCACCTACGGCACCCGCCTCGACCTCCCGTACGCCGAACTCGCCGAACTCGACGACACGGACCGCATCGACCTCGTCCTCAAGGTGCTGAGCGACACCGTCGAACTGCCGGACTCCGTACTCGAGCACCAGCGCACCTCATATCTGGACCTCCGCAGCGGCGAACGCCACACACCCGGGCCCCACCCCGGCCGCACCCTCCTCTACCGCGCGAGCGAGCCCGCCCCGCACACGGTCCGCGACCCCCGCTACGAGCGCGACGACGAGGCGCTCGGCTGGGACGCCCACTGCACCGACCTCACCGTCGTCCCGCTGCCCGGCCACCATCTGTCACTCCTCGACCCCCCGGTCGTCGACGTACTCGCCGGACTGCTGACACGCGATCTGCGGGACTCCTGA
- a CDS encoding alpha/beta hydrolase, protein MADAHGAAIVGENWLDARTVDLTIDSPAVGATLPVRVILPTRYAAQPDRTWPVLYLLQGAHDDYTSWTRETDVADFMADKDVLTVMPASGPTGIPTDWWNYGSADAPDYETFQVDELMGLLAQRFRAGTKRAVAGVSTGGYGALAFAARHPGTFGAAASYSGILDTTALGMPTVLNAIVAREQLLPLTLWGSPLFQRDNWTRHNPYAQARHLKGTKLYVSQGSGLPSDDIGDIEGAVLEGVLWSQAHRFARQLEALNIPAQTHFYSGGVHNWPNWRQEFKASWPTLAAGLGLS, encoded by the coding sequence GTGGCAGACGCGCACGGCGCCGCCATCGTCGGCGAGAACTGGCTGGACGCCCGCACCGTCGACCTCACCATCGACTCCCCGGCGGTCGGTGCCACCCTGCCCGTACGCGTGATCCTCCCGACGCGTTACGCCGCGCAGCCGGACCGCACCTGGCCCGTCCTCTACCTCCTCCAGGGCGCCCACGACGACTACACCTCCTGGACCCGCGAGACGGACGTCGCCGACTTCATGGCGGACAAGGATGTCCTCACCGTGATGCCGGCCTCGGGCCCCACCGGCATCCCCACCGACTGGTGGAACTACGGCAGCGCCGACGCGCCGGATTACGAGACGTTCCAAGTGGACGAGCTGATGGGGCTGTTGGCGCAGAGATTCCGGGCCGGTACGAAGCGGGCCGTCGCCGGTGTCTCCACCGGCGGCTATGGAGCCCTCGCCTTCGCCGCGCGGCACCCCGGCACCTTCGGGGCGGCAGCCTCGTACAGCGGGATCCTCGACACGACCGCCCTGGGCATGCCCACCGTCCTCAACGCGATCGTCGCCCGCGAACAGTTGCTGCCCCTGACCCTGTGGGGCAGCCCGCTGTTCCAGCGCGACAACTGGACCCGGCACAACCCCTACGCACAGGCCCGGCACCTCAAGGGCACCAAGCTGTACGTCTCCCAGGGCAGCGGACTGCCCAGCGACGACATCGGCGACATCGAAGGTGCGGTACTCGAAGGCGTTCTGTGGTCCCAAGCACACCGATTCGCAAGGCAGTTGGAGGCTCTGAACATCCCGGCCCAGACACACTTCTACAGCGGGGGAGTGCACAACTGGCCGAACTGGCGGCAGGAGTTCAAGGCCTCGTGGCCGACGCTCGCAGCGGGCCTCGGCCTGAGCTGA
- the ccrA gene encoding crotonyl-CoA carboxylase/reductase, with protein sequence MDALAEAVVAGAARAELEQLPLPGHYTAAHLRAEDVDSFTGVADKDVRKSIHLGSVPMPELAPNEVLVAVMASGINYNTVWSAMFEPIPTFTFLKHFGRQDRWAARHDQPFHVIGSDASGVVVRTGSGVRRWRVGDQVVVSPVYVDEEDPATHADGMMGSGMLAWGFETNYGALAHYCVARTSQLLPKPAHLTWEEAASNPLCAGTAYRMLVSDRGARMTQGDVVLIWGAAGGLGAYAVQLVRNGGGIAVGVVSSEQKAEYARSLGCHVVINREEIGLTTSEAPADPTVVGKRLGKLIRTATGEDPHIVFEHVGRATFGVSVFVVRRGGAVVTCGSSTGYQHEFDNRYLWMRLKRVIGSHGSNLQEQAAVGRLLDLGHLKPALTATYPLTATAEAARLVQNNDHLGKVGVLSLAPAPGLGVSDPERRERLMPQV encoded by the coding sequence ATGGACGCGCTGGCCGAGGCCGTGGTGGCGGGAGCCGCCCGTGCCGAACTGGAGCAGCTTCCCCTGCCCGGTCACTACACCGCCGCTCATCTGCGGGCGGAGGACGTGGACAGTTTCACCGGAGTCGCGGACAAGGACGTTCGCAAGTCCATCCACCTCGGCTCCGTGCCGATGCCCGAACTCGCCCCGAACGAGGTGCTGGTGGCCGTCATGGCGAGCGGCATCAACTACAACACCGTCTGGTCGGCGATGTTCGAGCCCATCCCGACCTTCACCTTCCTGAAGCACTTCGGCCGCCAGGACCGCTGGGCGGCCCGGCACGACCAGCCGTTCCACGTCATCGGCTCCGACGCGTCCGGGGTCGTCGTACGCACCGGATCGGGGGTGCGCCGCTGGCGGGTCGGCGACCAGGTCGTGGTGAGCCCGGTGTACGTCGACGAGGAGGACCCGGCGACCCACGCCGACGGCATGATGGGCTCCGGCATGCTGGCCTGGGGCTTCGAGACCAACTACGGCGCACTCGCCCACTACTGCGTGGCCCGTACCAGCCAACTCCTCCCCAAGCCGGCCCACTTGACCTGGGAGGAGGCGGCCTCGAACCCGCTGTGCGCGGGCACGGCGTACCGCATGCTCGTCAGCGACCGGGGCGCCCGGATGACGCAGGGCGATGTGGTGCTGATCTGGGGGGCGGCCGGCGGGCTAGGCGCGTACGCCGTCCAACTCGTCCGCAACGGCGGCGGGATCGCCGTCGGTGTCGTCAGCAGCGAGCAGAAGGCGGAGTACGCCCGCAGCCTGGGCTGCCATGTGGTGATCAATCGGGAGGAGATCGGCCTTACCACCAGCGAGGCGCCCGCTGATCCCACCGTGGTCGGCAAGCGGCTCGGCAAGCTGATCCGGACCGCGACGGGTGAGGACCCGCATATCGTCTTCGAGCACGTCGGCCGGGCCACCTTCGGTGTCTCCGTCTTCGTCGTACGGCGGGGTGGCGCGGTCGTGACCTGCGGGTCCAGCACCGGCTATCAGCACGAGTTCGACAACCGCTACCTCTGGATGCGGCTCAAGCGCGTCATCGGCAGCCACGGTTCCAACTTGCAGGAACAGGCCGCCGTCGGGCGCCTCCTGGACCTCGGGCACCTCAAGCCCGCACTCACCGCGACGTACCCGCTGACCGCCACGGCGGAGGCTGCCCGTCTCGTCCAGAACAACGACCACCTCGGCAAGGTCGGCGTCCTCTCCCTGGCCCCTGCTCCCGGCCTCGGAGTCAGTGACCCCGAGCGCCGGGAGCGTCTCATGCCTCAGGTGTGA